CTGACCGAAGGCGCGAGCCGCAAGCAGCTGCGTGATGCCGAAGCGCTGTACGGTCTGCTGAAAGATGAAATGAGCGAAATCCTCGCAAAAGTGGAAGAGCCGCTTAATATTGAAGGCAAAACGCCGTTTGTTATCCTGATGGTCGGCGTCAACGGCGTGGGTAAAACCACCACCATTGGCAAGCTGGCGCGTCAGTTTGAGCAGCAGGGTAAATCGGTCATGCTGGCGGCGGGTGATACCTTCCGTGCTGCGGCGGTTGAGCAGCTCCAGGTCTGGGGCCAGCGCAATGATATTCCGGTGATTGCTCAGCATACCGGGGCCGATTCCGCATCGGTGATTTTCGATGCCATTCAGGCCGCGAAAGCCCGTAACGTGGATGTGCTGATTGCCGACACCGCAGGGCGTTTGCAGAACAAATCGCACCTGATGGAAGAATTGAAGAAGATTGTCCGCGTAATGAAAAAGCTCGACGAAGATGCGCCGCATGAAATCATGCTGACCATCGATGCGAGTACGGGTCAGAACGCCATCAGCCAGGCGAAGCTGTTCCACGAAGCAGTTGGGCTGACGGGCATCACATTGACTAAACTGGACGGGACCGCCAAGGGTGGCGTTATCTTCTCGGTGGCCGATCAGTTCGGCATTCCGATTCGCTACATTGGCGTTGGCGAACGTATCGAAGATTTGCGTCCGTTTAAATCGGACGATTTTATTGAGGCACTTTTTGCCCGAGAGGATTAACAATGATTCGCTTTGAACAAGTCAGCAAAGCCTATCTCGGTGGGAGACAAGCGCTGCAGGGGATTAACTTCCAGCTGCAGCCGGGTGAGATGGCCTTTCTGACCGGCCACTCCGGCGCGGGGAAAAGTACCCTGCTGAAGCTCATTTGCGGTATCGAGCGTCCCAGCACCGGGAAGATCTGGTTTAGCGGCCACGACATCAGCCGCCTGAAACACCGCGAAGTGCCGTTCCTGCGTCGCCAGATTGGGATGATCTTCCAGGATCACCATCTGCTGATGGACCGCACCGTGTTTGATAACGTCGCCATCCCGCTGATCATCGCGGGGGCCAGCTTCGATGACATTCGTCGTCGCGTCTCGGCGGCGCTGGATAAGGTCGGGCTGCTCGACAAAGCGAAAAACTTACCGATTCAACTTTCTGGCGGTGAACAACAACGCGTGGGCATTGCCCGGGCGGTGGTGAACAAACCGGCGGTACTGCTGGCGGATGAACCGACCGGTAACCTCGATGAGGCGCTGTCGGAAGGCATTCTGCGCCTGTTTGAAGAGTTTAACCGCGTTGGGGTAACGGTATTGATGGCGACCCACGACATGGGTCTGATTTCCAGCCGTTCATACCGACAGCTGACGCTCAGCGACGGGCATTTGCACGGAGGCTACGGTGAATAAACGCGATGCGATGAATCACATCCGGCAGTTCGGCAACCGTTTTGACCGGCTGCGTAACTCTGCGAGAGGCGGTAACAACAACGGCGGCAACGTGCCGAAACGCGCGAAGTCTTCCCCGAAGCCGAACTCCCGCAAAACCAACGTGTTTAACGAGCAGGTGCGTTACGCCTTTAACGGCGCCTTGCAGGACCTGAAAAGCAAACCGCTGGCCACCTTCCTGACGGTGATGGTGATCGCCATCTCCCTGACGCTGCCGAGTGTGTGTTACATGGTTTACAAGAACGTGAACACCGCGGCGTCGCAGTATTATCCGTCGCCGCAAATCACGGTGTATCTCGAAAAAACACTGGACGATGACGCGGCAGCGCGAGTCGTCGGGCAGCTGCAGGCCGAACAGGGCGTGGATAAGGTGAATTACCTGTCCCGTGATGAAGCGTTGGGCGAGTTCCGTAACTGGTCTGGCTTTGGCGGCGCGCTGGATATGCTGGAAGAGAACCCGCTTCCCGCGGTGGCGATTGTCATTCCAAAGCTCGATTTCCAGGGCACTGATTCGCTGAACACCCTGCGTGACCGTGTGTCACGTATTCAGGGCGTGGATGAAGTGCGCATGGATGACAGCTGGTTCGCACGACTTTCTTCCATCACCGGCCTGGTTGGACGCGTGGCGGCGATGATTGGCGTGCTAATGATTGCGGCGGTGTTCCTCGTCATTGGTAACAGCGTGCGTCTGAGCATCTTTGCGCGTCGCGACACCATCAACGTCCAGAAGCTTATCGGCGCAACCGACGGCTTTATCCTGCGTCCTTTCCTGTATGGCGGGGCGCTGTTGGGCTTCTCCGGTGCGTTCTTGTCGCTCATCCTGTCCGAAATTCTGGTGCTGCGTTTGTCATCGGCAGTCACGGAAGTGGCGAAAGTGTTTGGCACCCAGTTTGAACTCAGTGGTTTAGGCCTGGATGAATGTTTGCTGATGCTGAT
This DNA window, taken from Scandinavium goeteborgense, encodes the following:
- the ftsE gene encoding cell division ATP-binding protein FtsE produces the protein MIRFEQVSKAYLGGRQALQGINFQLQPGEMAFLTGHSGAGKSTLLKLICGIERPSTGKIWFSGHDISRLKHREVPFLRRQIGMIFQDHHLLMDRTVFDNVAIPLIIAGASFDDIRRRVSAALDKVGLLDKAKNLPIQLSGGEQQRVGIARAVVNKPAVLLADEPTGNLDEALSEGILRLFEEFNRVGVTVLMATHDMGLISSRSYRQLTLSDGHLHGGYGE
- the ftsX gene encoding permease-like cell division protein FtsX, whose protein sequence is MNKRDAMNHIRQFGNRFDRLRNSARGGNNNGGNVPKRAKSSPKPNSRKTNVFNEQVRYAFNGALQDLKSKPLATFLTVMVIAISLTLPSVCYMVYKNVNTAASQYYPSPQITVYLEKTLDDDAAARVVGQLQAEQGVDKVNYLSRDEALGEFRNWSGFGGALDMLEENPLPAVAIVIPKLDFQGTDSLNTLRDRVSRIQGVDEVRMDDSWFARLSSITGLVGRVAAMIGVLMIAAVFLVIGNSVRLSIFARRDTINVQKLIGATDGFILRPFLYGGALLGFSGAFLSLILSEILVLRLSSAVTEVAKVFGTQFELSGLGLDECLLMLIVCSMIGWIAAWLATVQHLRHFTPE